In Mucilaginibacter celer, one DNA window encodes the following:
- a CDS encoding glutathione peroxidase — protein MKTLALIIALLFATAPSSVYDFKLKTIDGKDFSLAKYKGKKVLIVNTASKCGFTKQYADLEKLSEQYKGKLVVVGFPANNFGGQEPGTNQDIKTFCKENFNVKFPMSGKVSVLGLDIDPLFQYLTTAPNPDFTGDIKWNFEKFLIDENGKLIHRFRSQTTPLSEDITKYLN, from the coding sequence ATGAAAACACTGGCACTCATCATCGCCTTATTGTTTGCGACGGCACCATCATCTGTATATGATTTTAAACTTAAAACCATTGATGGTAAGGATTTTAGTTTGGCAAAATACAAAGGCAAAAAGGTACTTATTGTAAACACTGCTTCAAAATGCGGTTTCACCAAACAATATGCCGACCTGGAAAAACTATCTGAGCAATACAAAGGCAAACTGGTAGTAGTAGGTTTCCCGGCCAATAACTTTGGCGGACAGGAACCCGGAACCAACCAGGATATCAAAACTTTTTGTAAAGAAAACTTTAACGTAAAATTCCCGATGAGCGGCAAGGTAAGCGTTTTAGGTTTGGATATCGACCCATTATTCCAATACCTTACAACCGCCCCCAACCCTGATTTTACCGGCGATATTAAATGGAACTTTGAAAAATTCCTTATCGACGAAAACGGTAAACTGATTCACCGCTTCAGGTCGCAAACTACACCGTTATCAGAAGATATTACCAAATACCTTAACTAA
- the ybeY gene encoding rRNA maturation RNase YbeY: MPAINFFEEDTTFKPKQKAQLRQWIKDTVVAEGFKLKELNYIFCSDAYLLQINQQYLDHDTYTDIVTFDNSEVEGDIVGDIFISIDRIRENGAKFETGETNELHRVIIHGALHLLGYTDKSVVTKKKMTQKEDEYLAKRNF, translated from the coding sequence ATGCCCGCGATAAATTTTTTTGAAGAAGACACTACGTTCAAGCCGAAACAAAAAGCACAGTTACGCCAGTGGATCAAGGACACCGTGGTTGCCGAAGGGTTTAAACTGAAGGAGTTGAATTACATTTTCTGTTCGGATGCATACCTGCTACAGATTAATCAGCAATATCTGGATCATGATACTTATACCGATATTGTAACTTTTGATAACTCGGAGGTTGAAGGGGATATTGTTGGTGATATTTTTATTTCGATTGATCGCATCCGTGAAAACGGTGCCAAATTTGAAACCGGGGAAACCAACGAGCTGCACCGCGTTATTATTCACGGGGCACTACACCTGTTGGGTTACACGGATAAAAGTGTTGTTACAAAGAAAAAAATGACACAAAAAGAAGATGAGTACTTAGCTAAAAGAAATTTTTAG
- a CDS encoding ATP-binding protein, which produces MEQANVQTSKLYTLQLPSKPESIAQLEQLIEEIADKYHIAEDTFANMMTCLNEAVINAIVHGNKLDETKKVIVNAEVEPRRIVWTVTDEGPGFDYNNLADPTAPENLENLTGRGVFIIKHLADQCIFNTAGNELELHFKI; this is translated from the coding sequence ATGGAACAGGCAAATGTTCAAACCAGCAAGCTTTATACGTTACAGCTGCCGTCGAAACCGGAGAGCATAGCGCAACTTGAGCAGCTGATAGAAGAAATTGCTGATAAATATCATATAGCCGAGGATACCTTTGCCAATATGATGACCTGTCTTAATGAAGCTGTTATTAATGCCATTGTGCACGGAAATAAACTGGACGAAACCAAAAAAGTGATTGTTAATGCCGAAGTTGAACCCCGCCGCATTGTATGGACAGTTACCGATGAAGGCCCCGGTTTTGATTACAACAACCTTGCCGACCCAACCGCGCCCGAAAACCTCGAAAATTTGACAGGGCGCGGCGTGTTCATCATTAAACACCTTGCCGATCAGTGTATATTTAATACAGCAGGTAACGAGCTCGAACTTCACTTTAAGATCTGA